The Rhizobium etli 8C-3 genome has a segment encoding these proteins:
- a CDS encoding DUF2291 family protein, with the protein MLRMKGVLLAAVVAAALPSCKIVKTPTAEEKATAEAKTAFDPNARVEAIWQPQVVPYFEKRAGELKEVLQLSTSSPDQAGDKYGNPRKQSSAPWTYAVKFTGKIIAADTASRAATLDVDADGDGLADAKVQIGPAVRGTALRDTLDFVNFNEFKNQIEWAQFGKAFNEKANAAFLSAIPRDGLAGKTVTVIGSFPLPSRGQLPLVTPCLLTVAS; encoded by the coding sequence ATGTTGAGAATGAAGGGCGTTCTGCTGGCTGCAGTCGTGGCGGCGGCTTTGCCCAGTTGCAAGATCGTCAAGACGCCGACCGCAGAGGAAAAGGCGACGGCAGAGGCCAAGACCGCCTTCGACCCGAATGCAAGGGTCGAGGCAATCTGGCAGCCCCAGGTCGTACCCTACTTCGAGAAACGTGCAGGCGAACTGAAGGAAGTCTTGCAACTGTCCACCTCCAGCCCAGACCAGGCGGGAGACAAATATGGCAACCCGCGCAAGCAGAGCAGCGCGCCGTGGACCTATGCGGTGAAATTCACCGGCAAGATCATCGCCGCCGACACGGCATCGCGTGCAGCAACGCTCGATGTCGACGCCGATGGCGACGGCCTAGCTGACGCAAAGGTCCAGATCGGGCCGGCTGTGCGCGGCACGGCGTTGCGCGACACGCTCGACTTCGTCAATTTCAACGAATTCAAGAATCAGATCGAGTGGGCGCAGTTTGGCAAGGCGTTCAACGAGAAAGCCAATGCGGCCTTCCTGTCCGCCATCCCCCGCGACGGCCTAGCCGGCAAGACAGTGACGGTCATCGGATCTTTTCCCCTGCCAAGCAGAGGACAACTTCCACTTGTCACGCCTTGCCTACTGACGGTGGCATCATGA
- a CDS encoding D-ribose ABC transporter substrate-binding protein, with the protein MILALKLKVAAFAGALALATAIPAYSADLIAIITPAHDNPFFKAEAVGAEAKAKELGYEALVMTHDDDANKQSEMIDTAIGRGAKAIILDNAGADASVAAVKKAKDAGIPSFLIDREINATGVAVAQIVSNNYQGAQLGAQEFVKLMGEKGNYVELVGKESDTNAGIRSQGYHDVIDDYPDLKIVAKQSANWSQTEAYSKMETILQANPDIKGVISGNDTMAMGAIAALQAAGRKDVIVVGFDGSNDVRDSIKSGGIKATVLQPAYAQAQLAVEQADAYIKSKTTPKEEKQLMDCVLVNADNADKLETFALTN; encoded by the coding sequence ATGATACTAGCTCTGAAATTGAAAGTTGCGGCCTTCGCCGGCGCACTGGCGCTTGCAACGGCCATTCCTGCATATTCGGCCGACCTTATCGCCATCATCACGCCGGCCCATGACAATCCCTTCTTCAAGGCCGAAGCTGTCGGTGCCGAGGCCAAGGCGAAGGAACTTGGCTACGAAGCCCTCGTCATGACCCATGACGATGACGCCAACAAGCAGTCCGAAATGATCGACACTGCAATCGGAAGGGGCGCCAAGGCCATCATCCTCGACAATGCCGGTGCAGACGCCTCTGTCGCGGCCGTCAAGAAGGCAAAAGATGCGGGCATCCCCTCCTTCCTGATCGACCGCGAAATCAATGCGACCGGGGTCGCCGTTGCCCAGATCGTTTCCAACAACTACCAGGGTGCCCAGCTTGGCGCTCAGGAGTTCGTCAAGTTGATGGGTGAAAAGGGCAATTATGTCGAGCTGGTGGGCAAGGAGTCTGACACCAATGCCGGCATCCGCTCCCAGGGATATCATGACGTTATCGACGACTACCCGGACCTGAAAATCGTCGCCAAGCAGTCGGCGAACTGGAGTCAGACGGAAGCCTATTCGAAGATGGAGACGATCCTCCAGGCCAATCCCGACATCAAGGGCGTGATTTCAGGCAACGACACGATGGCCATGGGCGCGATCGCAGCCCTGCAGGCTGCCGGCCGCAAGGACGTGATCGTCGTCGGCTTTGACGGTTCCAACGATGTCCGGGACTCCATCAAATCTGGCGGCATCAAGGCGACGGTCCTGCAGCCGGCCTATGCCCAGGCACAATTGGCCGTCGAACAGGCAGACGCCTACATCAAGAGCAAGACGACGCCCAAGGAAGAAAAGCAGCTCATGGACTGCGTTCTCGTTAACGCCGACAACGCCGACAAGCTCGAGACCTTCGCGCTCACGAACTAA
- a CDS encoding sugar ABC transporter ATP-binding protein codes for MTGSATAKDDIILRLDDVSKVYSGIIAVKRANLELHRGAVNVLVGENGAGKSTLMKIIAGVERPTLGRIILDGEPVSFASPADAQACGIGMIFQELNLFANMSVAENIFATREITRGLFGIDHKAQAAKANEFLKRLDAGIEADAMVEDLPIGQQQLVEIAKAMSVNARILIMDEPTSALSAAEVEVLFKVIAELKAQGVAIVYISHRLEELMRIGDYITVLRDGQVTGQAMIGDIDTRWIVRSMIGSDAKDFAKSADHGVGDEVFRAENISLPRTTGGLAVDNVSLSVKAGEILGIYGLMGAGRSEFFECVIGRHLHSTGKIFIEGKEIRARDTTRRIRRGIALIPEDRQREGLVPVLSIASNLTLASLGRFTRLFHIDGGAEKKAIRDAIRELSIKAPNPDFEVTSMSGGNQQKVVIGKALMTNPKVLLMDEPSRGIDVGAKADVFRTMRRLAANGLAILFSTSDLEEVMALSDRIAVLSNGQLVAIFDRSEAKEEAIVQASAKGHGHQGKLAS; via the coding sequence ATGACCGGAAGCGCCACAGCAAAGGACGACATCATCCTGCGCCTCGACGACGTGTCGAAGGTCTATTCCGGCATCATCGCGGTCAAGCGCGCCAATCTCGAGCTGCACCGGGGCGCCGTTAACGTCCTGGTCGGTGAAAACGGTGCAGGCAAATCGACGCTCATGAAGATCATCGCCGGGGTCGAACGGCCGACACTTGGCCGCATCATCCTGGATGGCGAGCCGGTCTCGTTCGCAAGCCCGGCCGATGCGCAAGCCTGTGGAATCGGCATGATCTTTCAAGAACTCAATCTCTTCGCCAACATGTCGGTCGCCGAGAACATTTTCGCAACTCGCGAAATCACCCGTGGCCTGTTCGGCATCGACCACAAGGCACAGGCTGCGAAGGCCAATGAATTTCTGAAGCGTCTGGATGCCGGAATCGAGGCCGATGCCATGGTCGAGGATCTGCCGATTGGCCAGCAGCAGCTCGTCGAAATCGCCAAGGCGATGTCTGTGAATGCGCGCATCCTGATCATGGACGAACCAACCTCCGCCCTTTCGGCCGCCGAAGTCGAGGTGCTCTTTAAGGTGATTGCGGAGTTGAAGGCTCAGGGGGTGGCGATCGTCTACATTTCGCACCGTCTAGAAGAGCTGATGCGCATCGGCGATTACATCACCGTGCTGCGCGACGGCCAGGTTACCGGCCAGGCAATGATTGGCGATATCGATACACGCTGGATCGTACGCTCGATGATCGGCTCTGATGCAAAGGATTTTGCAAAGTCGGCAGATCACGGCGTTGGAGACGAGGTCTTCCGCGCCGAAAACATCAGCCTGCCGCGAACGACGGGCGGACTTGCGGTCGACAACGTCTCGCTTTCCGTCAAAGCGGGTGAAATTCTCGGCATCTATGGTCTCATGGGCGCCGGGCGCAGCGAATTCTTCGAATGCGTGATCGGACGTCACCTGCACTCGACGGGCAAGATCTTCATCGAAGGCAAGGAAATACGCGCCCGCGATACGACCAGGCGCATCCGCCGGGGCATTGCGCTCATTCCCGAAGACCGACAACGGGAGGGACTGGTCCCGGTGCTCTCCATCGCCTCCAACCTGACTTTGGCAAGCCTTGGTCGCTTTACCCGCCTCTTCCATATCGACGGCGGCGCTGAAAAGAAGGCCATTCGTGATGCGATCCGCGAGCTCTCGATCAAGGCGCCCAACCCGGATTTTGAGGTGACCTCGATGTCGGGCGGCAACCAGCAGAAAGTGGTCATCGGCAAGGCGCTCATGACCAATCCGAAAGTGCTTTTGATGGACGAGCCAAGCCGCGGCATCGATGTCGGCGCCAAGGCAGATGTGTTTCGCACCATGCGCCGGCTAGCGGCAAACGGGCTCGCCATTCTGTTTTCGACTTCGGACCTCGAAGAGGTCATGGCACTTTCCGATCGCATCGCGGTCTTGAGCAACGGCCAACTGGTGGCGATCTTCGACCGCAGCGAGGCAAAGGAAGAAGCCATCGTCCAGGCTTCGGCCAAGGGACATGGACATCAAGGGAAACTCGCGTCATGA
- a CDS encoding phosphogluconate dehydrogenase C-terminal domain-containing protein — protein sequence MTRIALFGAGGKMGYRLAKNLKDSRFDVRHVEVSDAGKDRLKNGLNLDCVPVDAGLDGAEVVILAVPDTAIGKVAASIVDKLKPGTMVVALDAAAPFAGHLPKRDDLTYFVTHPCHPPIFNDETEMQAKKDHFGGLFAKQHIVSALMQGPESAYALGEEIAKVIWAPVMRSHRVSVDQLAMLEPGLSETVCASLLVVMRQAMDECVARGVPEEAARDFLLGHMNVLGAVIFKEIDGVFSDACNKAIEFGIPALMRPDWKKVFEPQEIAESIRRIT from the coding sequence ATGACTAGAATCGCCCTATTCGGCGCAGGCGGAAAAATGGGATATCGGCTTGCCAAAAACCTCAAGGATTCGCGCTTCGACGTGCGCCATGTTGAGGTCAGCGATGCCGGCAAAGATCGCCTGAAGAATGGCCTCAACCTCGATTGTGTGCCGGTCGATGCTGGTCTGGACGGCGCAGAAGTGGTCATCCTCGCCGTGCCCGATACGGCAATCGGAAAAGTCGCGGCAAGCATCGTCGACAAGCTCAAGCCCGGCACCATGGTCGTGGCGCTGGACGCTGCGGCTCCCTTTGCCGGTCATCTGCCAAAGCGCGACGACCTCACCTATTTTGTCACCCATCCCTGCCATCCGCCAATCTTCAATGACGAGACGGAGATGCAGGCGAAGAAGGACCATTTCGGCGGCCTGTTCGCCAAGCAACACATTGTTTCGGCGCTGATGCAGGGACCAGAAAGCGCATACGCGCTCGGTGAAGAGATCGCCAAGGTCATCTGGGCGCCCGTCATGCGCTCGCATCGGGTCAGCGTCGACCAACTTGCAATGCTCGAACCTGGCTTGTCGGAAACAGTCTGCGCGTCACTTCTCGTCGTCATGCGGCAGGCCATGGACGAATGCGTCGCGCGCGGCGTGCCTGAGGAAGCTGCCCGCGACTTCCTGCTCGGCCATATGAACGTGCTCGGCGCGGTCATCTTCAAGGAAATTGACGGCGTGTTTTCGGATGCCTGCAACAAGGCGATCGAGTTCGGCATCCCGGCGCTAATGCGCCCAGACTGGAAGAAGGTATTCGAACCACAGGAGATCGCCGAAAGCATCCGGCGTATCACCTGA
- a CDS encoding Lrp/AsnC family transcriptional regulator, protein MPPAQNGRFLLDPTDIAIIEALQEDGRIAISELGRKIGLSQPATSERVKRLEERGIIAGYGARIDAARLGLGMMAIVRLRTTHEHIRACLKQFSEMPHVIEVLRLTGEDCFFLKVLVPSPGDLETLVDSIARFGAVTTSLVLRGEPPKFIGRTLIQQV, encoded by the coding sequence ATGCCACCTGCCCAGAACGGTCGCTTCCTGCTCGATCCGACCGATATCGCCATCATTGAAGCCTTGCAGGAGGATGGACGCATTGCGATTTCTGAACTTGGGCGCAAGATTGGATTGTCTCAACCGGCGACGTCGGAGAGAGTGAAGCGGCTGGAAGAACGTGGCATCATCGCCGGCTACGGTGCACGTATCGATGCCGCCCGGCTCGGGTTGGGAATGATGGCGATCGTGCGCCTGCGCACGACGCACGAGCACATCCGCGCATGTTTGAAACAGTTTTCCGAGATGCCGCATGTCATAGAAGTGTTGCGGCTGACGGGAGAGGACTGCTTTTTCTTGAAGGTTCTCGTCCCGTCACCGGGAGACCTCGAGACGCTGGTGGATTCGATTGCGCGGTTCGGGGCCGTAACGACGTCTCTCGTCTTGCGTGGCGAGCCGCCGAAATTCATCGGGCGCACGCTCATCCAGCAGGTTTAG
- a CDS encoding Gfo/Idh/MocA family protein, whose amino-acid sequence MSELTGALIGCGFFAINQMHAWNDVDGARIVAICDRDPARLKVVGEQFGIDRRYGDGEALFADGGFDFVDIATTVESHRALVEMAARHKVPAICQKPFAKTLSDARIMVETCRKAGVAVMVHENFRWQTPIQAVRKALEVGAIGTPFWGRISFRSGYDVFSGQPYLAEGERFIIEDLGIHALDIARYILGDVSAVTARTKRVNQKIKGEDVATILLDHKNGATSVVDVSYATKLSTEPFPETLVEIDGSEGTIRLTQGYGLKVTNAQGTTTTNVSPKLLPWASRPWHNIQESVYAIQQHWVDQLKRGMEHSTSGADNLRTFALVEGAYESAATGQTIDVGAMLQ is encoded by the coding sequence ATGAGCGAATTGACGGGGGCATTGATCGGCTGCGGCTTTTTCGCGATCAACCAGATGCACGCATGGAACGATGTCGATGGCGCCAGGATCGTCGCGATCTGTGACCGCGATCCGGCAAGGCTGAAGGTCGTCGGAGAGCAGTTCGGCATCGATCGTCGCTATGGCGACGGCGAAGCACTGTTTGCAGACGGCGGTTTCGATTTCGTCGACATTGCCACAACGGTAGAGAGCCACCGGGCCCTTGTGGAAATGGCGGCCCGGCACAAGGTGCCGGCCATCTGCCAGAAGCCGTTTGCAAAGACGCTGTCGGACGCAAGGATCATGGTCGAGACGTGCCGCAAAGCCGGCGTGGCGGTGATGGTACACGAGAATTTCCGCTGGCAGACGCCAATCCAGGCGGTTCGAAAGGCGCTGGAGGTCGGCGCAATCGGCACACCATTTTGGGGGCGCATCTCCTTCCGCTCCGGCTATGACGTCTTCTCGGGGCAGCCGTACCTGGCAGAAGGTGAGCGGTTCATCATAGAGGATCTCGGCATCCATGCACTCGACATTGCGCGTTACATCCTCGGCGACGTCTCGGCCGTTACGGCTCGCACCAAGCGGGTCAACCAGAAGATCAAGGGCGAGGACGTCGCAACGATCCTGCTTGACCACAAAAACGGCGCCACATCGGTCGTCGACGTCAGCTATGCCACGAAACTGTCGACGGAACCGTTCCCCGAGACGCTGGTCGAGATTGATGGATCCGAGGGCACGATCCGGCTCACCCAAGGTTACGGCCTCAAAGTGACCAATGCGCAAGGCACCACGACCACGAACGTGTCGCCGAAGCTGCTGCCATGGGCGTCACGGCCGTGGCATAACATTCAGGAAAGCGTCTATGCAATCCAGCAGCACTGGGTCGATCAGTTGAAGCGTGGCATGGAACACTCGACATCCGGCGCCGACAATCTGAGGACATTCGCACTCGTCGAGGGAGCCTATGAAAGCGCAGCCACAGGTCAGACGATCGATGTCGGAGCGATGCTTCAATGA
- a CDS encoding ABC transporter permease has translation MTAATSSTSTPASATGSFLLTLMKLRTFIALFAVIVFFAIFAPNFTSTANMILMSKHVALNAFLAMGMTFVIITGGIDLSVGSIVGLCGMVAGGLILYGIELPIGYTIYFNLFEIVSITLSIGLIIGLINGLLITKLNVAPFIATLGTLYIARGLALLSSDGQTFPNLVGRPEYATTGFDFFGAGRVLGLPVSIWILIALSLLAAYVARSTPIGRHIFAVGGNERAARMSGIRVDLVKIFVYMFSGLCAAIVGIIISSELMASHPATGESFELNAIAAAVLGGTSMSGGRGTIGGTIIGAFVIGILSDGLVMMGVSSFWQMVIKGLVIIIAVVVDQAQRRLQQRVSLMQMAKAG, from the coding sequence ATGACGGCCGCTACCTCATCCACCTCAACGCCGGCGAGCGCGACCGGCTCTTTCCTTCTGACGCTGATGAAGCTCAGGACCTTCATCGCGCTCTTCGCCGTCATCGTGTTCTTCGCGATCTTCGCACCGAATTTTACCTCGACCGCGAACATGATCCTGATGTCAAAACACGTCGCGCTCAATGCCTTCCTGGCGATGGGCATGACATTCGTCATCATCACCGGCGGCATCGACCTGTCCGTCGGATCGATCGTCGGGCTTTGCGGCATGGTCGCCGGCGGCTTGATCCTTTACGGCATCGAGCTGCCAATCGGCTACACGATCTATTTCAACCTCTTCGAGATCGTGTCGATCACACTCTCGATTGGTCTCATCATCGGCCTGATCAACGGGCTGCTCATTACGAAGCTCAACGTTGCCCCGTTCATTGCGACGCTCGGCACCCTGTATATCGCCCGCGGCCTGGCGCTGCTTTCCTCGGATGGCCAGACCTTTCCGAACCTCGTCGGCCGGCCGGAATATGCCACGACCGGCTTCGACTTCTTTGGCGCAGGTCGGGTGCTCGGATTGCCGGTATCGATCTGGATCCTCATCGCGCTCTCACTGCTTGCAGCCTATGTCGCGCGCTCGACGCCGATCGGCCGTCATATCTTCGCCGTCGGCGGCAACGAGCGCGCGGCGCGCATGTCGGGGATCCGCGTCGATCTCGTGAAGATCTTCGTTTATATGTTCTCCGGCCTTTGCGCGGCCATCGTCGGCATCATCATCTCATCCGAACTTATGGCTTCGCACCCGGCGACTGGTGAGAGCTTCGAACTCAACGCGATCGCTGCGGCGGTTCTTGGAGGAACATCGATGTCCGGCGGCCGCGGGACGATCGGCGGAACGATTATTGGCGCCTTCGTCATCGGTATTCTGTCGGACGGGCTGGTGATGATGGGCGTCTCGTCCTTCTGGCAGATGGTCATCAAGGGTCTGGTGATCATCATTGCCGTGGTCGTCGATCAGGCCCAGCGTCGACTGCAGCAACGCGTTAGTCTCATGCAGATGGCAAAGGCGGGTTGA
- a CDS encoding four-carbon acid sugar kinase family protein: MDKLLVSYYGDDFTGSTDVMEALASNGIATVLFLDIPTPEILARFKGCRAIGIAGTSRSETPAWMQQHLTPAFEWLKLLGAEICHYKVCSTFDSSAEIGSIGKAIEIGRTTFSQSIVPVIVGAPQLKRYTAFGNLFAAYQGRIYRIDRHPVMRCHPVTPMDEADLAAHLAKQTRVPVAVADLVALTSENADARIDELASISDGIMLIDVDSEATQAAAGKQLLRLARKSGSFVAGSSGVEYALLSAWRRNGFIGESRISFADVGPVDRLAVVSGSVSPTTERQIRNAVQVGFESIALDPLALVSEDSERLVDEAVRAGTRKLKEGRSVIFYTALGPSADVGIHIDMVPFARHKLGSALGSVLRRLIESQGLSRAVIAGGDTSSHALRQLKIDALTTLLPLPHTPGSPLCLAHGSYEPTNGLQIALKGGQVGSDHYFAQIRDGKRN; this comes from the coding sequence ATGGACAAGCTCCTCGTCAGCTACTACGGCGATGACTTTACCGGCTCCACCGACGTCATGGAGGCCCTGGCGTCGAACGGCATTGCCACTGTGCTCTTCCTCGACATCCCGACACCTGAAATTCTCGCCCGCTTCAAGGGTTGCCGGGCAATCGGTATTGCAGGAACAAGCCGCAGCGAGACACCCGCATGGATGCAACAGCACCTGACGCCCGCCTTCGAATGGCTGAAGTTACTGGGTGCCGAGATATGCCACTACAAGGTCTGCTCGACCTTCGATTCCAGTGCTGAGATCGGCAGCATCGGCAAGGCGATCGAAATCGGCCGGACGACGTTTTCCCAGTCTATTGTGCCCGTCATCGTCGGTGCGCCGCAATTGAAGCGCTATACCGCCTTTGGCAACCTCTTCGCCGCCTACCAGGGCCGCATCTATCGCATCGATCGGCACCCGGTGATGCGTTGCCATCCAGTCACTCCGATGGATGAGGCCGACCTTGCCGCCCACCTGGCAAAGCAGACGCGCGTTCCCGTTGCAGTCGCCGACCTTGTTGCACTCACATCAGAAAACGCCGATGCGCGGATCGACGAACTCGCATCGATTTCTGACGGGATTATGCTCATCGATGTCGATTCGGAGGCAACACAGGCGGCTGCGGGTAAACAGCTACTCCGACTTGCCCGCAAATCCGGGAGTTTCGTTGCCGGCTCGTCAGGTGTCGAATACGCGCTTCTCAGTGCCTGGCGGCGAAACGGGTTTATCGGCGAAAGCCGCATTTCGTTTGCCGATGTCGGACCAGTCGACCGCCTCGCCGTCGTGTCCGGCAGCGTATCTCCGACAACCGAGCGCCAAATCCGAAATGCTGTCCAAGTCGGATTTGAAAGCATTGCGCTCGACCCTCTTGCACTGGTGTCGGAAGATAGCGAACGATTGGTGGACGAAGCGGTACGGGCCGGCACTCGAAAGCTGAAGGAGGGAAGGAGCGTCATTTTCTATACCGCCCTTGGCCCCTCGGCGGACGTTGGCATTCACATCGACATGGTCCCCTTCGCACGTCACAAGCTCGGAAGTGCGCTCGGCTCGGTTTTGCGCCGTTTAATAGAAAGCCAAGGGCTTTCGCGCGCGGTCATTGCCGGCGGCGATACCTCCAGTCATGCACTCAGGCAGTTGAAGATAGACGCCCTGACGACGCTTCTCCCGCTTCCCCACACACCTGGTTCTCCGCTTTGCCTCGCCCATGGCAGCTATGAGCCGACCAATGGCCTACAGATCGCCCTTAAGGGCGGCCAGGTCGGGTCCGACCACTATTTCGCGCAGATCCGCGATGGCAAGAGGAACTAG
- the oiaX gene encoding 3-oxo-isoapionate-4-phosphate decarboxylase OiaX — translation MTITLTYRIETPGSVDAMADKIASDQSTGTFVPVPGETEELKSRVAARVLAIRRLGDASRPTWPEVGPGTLLHRADVDIAYPLDAIGTDLSALMTIAIGGVYSIKGMTGIRIVDMILPEAFKSAHPGPQFGIPGSRRLTGVEDRPIIGTIVKPALGLRPHETAQLVGELIESGVDFIKDDEKLMSPAYSPLKERVAAIMPRILDHEQKTGKKVMYAFGISHADPDQMMRNHDIVAKAGGNCAVVNINSIGFGGMSFLRKRSNLVLHAHRNGWDVLTRAPGAGMDFKVYQQFWRLLGVDQFQINGIGVKYWEPDESFVASFKAVTTPLFDASDCPLPVAGSGQWGGQAPETYQRTGRTTDLLYLCGGGIVSHPGGPAAGVRAVQQAWQAAVADIPLKTYAKDHLELAAAIAKFSDGKGA, via the coding sequence ATGACGATTACACTGACCTACCGCATCGAGACACCCGGGAGTGTCGACGCCATGGCGGACAAGATCGCAAGCGACCAGTCGACTGGAACCTTCGTGCCCGTTCCGGGTGAAACCGAGGAACTGAAATCGCGTGTCGCCGCCCGAGTACTGGCGATCCGCCGCCTTGGCGATGCAAGCCGTCCGACCTGGCCCGAAGTTGGCCCTGGCACTTTGCTCCACCGCGCAGATGTCGACATCGCCTATCCGCTGGACGCGATCGGCACGGATCTTTCGGCCCTGATGACCATTGCAATCGGGGGCGTCTATTCCATCAAGGGCATGACCGGCATCCGCATCGTCGACATGATACTGCCGGAGGCCTTCAAGAGTGCCCATCCGGGACCACAATTCGGCATTCCTGGAAGTCGTCGCCTGACCGGGGTAGAGGACCGTCCGATCATCGGTACGATCGTCAAGCCGGCTCTTGGCCTGCGGCCACACGAAACGGCACAGCTTGTTGGCGAACTCATCGAATCCGGCGTCGACTTCATCAAGGATGACGAAAAGCTGATGAGCCCGGCATACTCGCCACTCAAGGAGCGTGTCGCAGCGATCATGCCACGTATTCTGGACCACGAACAGAAGACCGGAAAAAAGGTCATGTATGCGTTCGGCATCTCACATGCCGACCCCGACCAGATGATGCGCAACCACGACATCGTCGCCAAGGCCGGCGGCAACTGCGCCGTCGTCAACATCAATTCGATCGGCTTCGGCGGCATGAGTTTTCTTCGAAAGAGATCCAATCTGGTGCTGCATGCGCATCGCAACGGTTGGGACGTGCTGACGCGCGCGCCTGGCGCCGGCATGGACTTCAAGGTCTACCAGCAATTCTGGCGGCTGCTCGGCGTCGATCAGTTCCAGATCAACGGCATTGGCGTCAAATACTGGGAACCGGACGAGAGCTTCGTCGCCTCGTTCAAGGCCGTTACCACGCCGCTCTTCGACGCCTCCGACTGCCCGCTTCCGGTTGCTGGATCCGGTCAGTGGGGAGGACAAGCCCCGGAGACCTACCAACGGACCGGCCGTACCACCGACCTTCTCTACCTTTGCGGCGGCGGCATCGTCAGTCACCCCGGCGGACCGGCCGCCGGCGTTCGGGCCGTACAGCAGGCCTGGCAGGCCGCGGTCGCCGACATACCATTGAAGACCTACGCGAAGGATCATCTTGAGCTTGCGGCCGCCATTGCAAAGTTCAGCGACGGAAAAGGCGCCTGA
- a CDS encoding RBBP9/YdeN family alpha/beta hydrolase — MADIIILPGIGGSGETHWQTHWERANPEAIRFQPKSWDKPDLADWAAALEQTVAATKNAPLLVAHSLACLLVVHWQRFSSLPVAGAFLVAVPDPQSEAFPAEAGAFTGPPKGRLRFPSLVVASSNDPYGKIEHARLRAAEWGSHIAEVGALGHINGGSGLEDWPSGFALFQAFAKSISK, encoded by the coding sequence ATGGCCGACATCATCATACTGCCCGGTATTGGAGGATCAGGGGAAACCCATTGGCAAACGCATTGGGAGCGGGCAAATCCCGAAGCGATCCGTTTTCAACCGAAGAGCTGGGATAAGCCGGATCTTGCCGACTGGGCCGCAGCGCTGGAGCAAACCGTCGCCGCCACGAAAAATGCGCCGCTGCTGGTAGCGCACAGTCTGGCGTGTCTTCTGGTCGTCCATTGGCAGCGCTTTTCTTCTCTTCCCGTAGCAGGCGCCTTCCTTGTGGCGGTGCCCGATCCACAGTCCGAAGCCTTCCCAGCGGAGGCTGGCGCTTTCACCGGCCCGCCAAAAGGCAGGCTCCGTTTTCCCTCTCTCGTCGTTGCAAGTTCCAACGACCCTTATGGCAAGATTGAACATGCCCGCCTACGGGCGGCTGAGTGGGGAAGCCACATTGCCGAGGTCGGAGCACTCGGCCATATCAATGGCGGCAGTGGGCTTGAGGACTGGCCGAGCGGATTTGCCCTGTTCCAAGCCTTTGCCAAGAGCATTTCCAAGTGA
- a CDS encoding transcriptional regulator NanR — translation MTQPIEQIVRRKLSDEVFDRLERMITSGELQPGDEMPSERVLMERFGVGRPAIREAMQSLANKGLVNISHGERAKVLQLTAQSIFRQVDLTAKIMLSQSADSLEHLKSARIFFERGMAREAAQRTKQSDVDELRDIIERQRRALGHAEEFIAADMKFHTRIAQISGNPIFVAVSEAMLAWLKEYHTDMLIWTGKEKLTLVEHEEILERLAANDADGAEAAVLKHLERSRALYTK, via the coding sequence ATGACACAACCCATCGAACAAATCGTCCGCCGGAAACTGTCCGACGAAGTGTTTGATCGACTTGAGCGGATGATTACGTCAGGCGAACTTCAGCCTGGCGACGAAATGCCGTCCGAACGCGTTCTCATGGAGCGCTTTGGTGTTGGTCGTCCTGCAATCCGCGAAGCGATGCAGTCACTTGCCAATAAGGGGCTCGTGAACATTTCCCATGGTGAACGAGCCAAGGTACTGCAACTGACGGCTCAATCGATCTTCCGCCAGGTCGATTTGACCGCGAAGATCATGCTGTCCCAGTCGGCCGATTCGCTGGAGCATCTGAAGAGCGCCCGGATTTTCTTCGAACGGGGCATGGCGCGGGAGGCCGCTCAACGTACCAAGCAGAGCGACGTCGACGAGCTTCGCGACATTATCGAACGCCAGCGCCGCGCATTGGGACACGCAGAAGAATTCATCGCCGCGGATATGAAGTTTCACACGCGCATCGCTCAAATTTCCGGCAATCCGATATTCGTTGCCGTAAGTGAGGCGATGCTCGCATGGCTGAAGGAATATCACACCGACATGCTCATCTGGACCGGCAAGGAAAAGCTTACACTGGTCGAGCACGAGGAAATACTCGAGCGGCTTGCCGCAAACGACGCCGATGGTGCTGAAGCAGCGGTTTTGAAGCATCTCGAACGCTCGCGGGCGCTCTACACGAAGTAG